GTGGTCGCCGTTGATCAGGATGCCGCCGGGCCGCAGCAGCCCGGCGAGTTCCCGGTAGACGCCCCGCAGGGTCTCCGTGCCGAGGTAGTGCAGAGCGGTGGTCGACACCACCGCGTCCACCGGGCGCTCCAGGGCGAGTGCGTCGAGCCAGCCGGGTTCACCGATCACGGTTCTGACGTAACGCAGGGCGGGGCCGTAGTGAGCGCTGCCCAGTTCCAGGAGGAGCGGGTCCGCGTCCACGGCGATCACCTCGGCGGTCGGCAGGCGGGCGGCGAGCCGCGCCGCCAGGCATCCCGGGCCGCTGCCCAGATCCAGGACGAGCGGCACGGCACGGTCGCGTGTCACATGCTCGACCAGATCCGCGATGACCTCGAACCGTTCCTCGCGGTCGACCGCGTACAACTGCTGCTGGCGTTCCCAGCGCTCCACCCATCGCGCCGCCGTCGTCGTACTCAGACCCATGCCTGTCGCACTGCCCCCGTCTCCGGAACCCGTTCCTGTTAATGGAAATCATTGCAGACTGGCGAGGGTGGTGAGCAGTTCTTCGATCTCTTCAGGGGTGTTGTGCACGTGCAGGCTCACCCGCACCGAGCCGTCCTCCGCGTCGCGGCCCGCCTGGCAGTGACCGTCGGAGCGCACCATGAACCCCCGGCTGAAGAGGATGAAGCCGAGGTCCTGCGAGCCGATCTCGCGGTGCCGGAAGGTGACGAGGCTACGGCGCCGCTGCACCTCGGTGTCGGCCCTGAGGCTCGTCCGGCAGCCGAGCACCTCGTAGGCGTCCATCCGGGCCAGCCCGTCGGTCAGCAGGGAGGTCAGCGCCACGGTCCAGCGTTCGATCCGGTCCGTACCGGCGGCGGTCAGCCAGTCCAGCGCCGCCGCCAGCCCCGCGACACCGACCGTGTTGGGGGTGCCGCTCCAGCCGCCGGGCCGGAGGACCGGTCCGTGCCGGCCACGTGCCCAGACCGCGCCGGAACCGGGCAGGGCCATCGTCTTGTGACCGGAGAACACCACGAAGTCGACGTCGAGTTGGGCCACCGAGACCGGCAGGTGTCCGACGCTCTGCGCGGCGTCCAGACAGATCGGCACCTCCGGCCCGACCACCTGCCGGAGACGGTGCACGTTCATGTCGACGCCGTAGACGTGGTGGACGTGGGTGGCGGCGACGAAGCGGGTGCGGGGGCCGACGAGCGCGGCGAGCGCCTGCGGATCGTAGTCGCCGGAGCCGGCCTGGTAGGGCAGCTGCCGGACGTGGACGCGTACGCCCTGTCGGGCCAGCAGCTCGGCGGCCTCCAGCCACGGCGACAGGTTCGCCTGGTGGTCGGCGTGCGGGACGACGATCTCGTCGCCATCGGCGAGGAAGGCGGGCAGCCAGTCCAGGGCGATCATGCGCAGCCCCGCGGTGGTCCCGCTGGTGAAGTGGACCGACGACCGCTCCGGGTCCGGGTCCCCCAGGAACTGCTTGACCCGCACCCGGGTGTTCTCCACCAGCGCCGTGGTGGTGTTGGCCCAGGGATAGGACCCCCGGCCCGCGTTGGCGTTGGTGGTGGTCAGATACGTCTGTACGGCGTCCAGGACGGGCCGCGGTTTCTGGCTGGTGGCGGCGCTGTCCAGGTAGGCCAGGTCCGGGTGCGCGGCGATGATCGGGAACTGGGCGCGCAACGGACGTTGCCACGCCGCCAGTTCCGTCAGCTCCTCGGCGGGATCGACCGGCTTCGCGGTGGGATCGGTCGGGTTCGAGGGGGGATCGGTCGGGTTCGAGGCGGGGTCGGTCGGGTTCGAGGCGGGGTCGGTCATCTCAGTCACGCACCAGGGGTGCGCCCGCGTCCCGCCAGGCGATGACGCCGCCGGCCAGGCTGCGCACGTCGGGGTGGCCCATCCGGGTGAGCAGAGCCGCGTACCGGGCCGATTTCTCGCCGACCGGGCAGGCGAGCAGCACGGGCTGCCGCTTGCTGAACGGCAGTCCGCCCCGGACGAGTTCCTCGAAGAGTTCGTCGACGATGTTCACCGAGCCGTCGATGTGGAGCGCCGCGTAGGCGAAGGGGCCGCGCAGGTCGATCACGAGGGGGCGCTGCTCGACGATCCACTTCTGGGCCTCCTCGACGTCGATGACCTTCGCCTCGCGGATCTCGCTCTCGGTCAGGGTCGTGAGCCCGTTCCTCGCCGGAGGACGGCCCAGCAGGTCCGGGCGGCGCTGCCGGACGTAGCCGAGGTAACTCTCCGCCCGGTCGCAGACGATGAAGACGGCCGTCCTGCGCTGCGTCAACTCGGCGTCCACGGCGGCAAGATGGCGGACGGCACCGTAGTAGGCCGCCCCGCCGGTCGGGCCGGCGAGCAGTCCGCACCGGCGGAGCAGGGTGAGCATGCCGTCGATGGCCTCGTCGGCACTCACCGACTCCAGCGTGTCGTAGGTGGCCGGGTCGAAGATGCCGACCTCCTGCACCTCGTCGGCGGTCCGGATGCCGGGGATGAAGTCCGCCTTCCGGCCGACCAGTCCGACCACGCGCACCGCCGGGTCGTGCGCGCGCAGCGCCCTGGCGACGCCGGTGGACGATCCCGCGGTGCCCACGCAGGCGATGAACCAGTCGGGGGCGCGGCCGTCCAGGTCGGCGATGATCTCCGGGCCCGTTCCGGTGGCGTGGGCCTCGGTGTTGAGGGCGTTGAAGTACTGGTCCGTGTGCAGGTGGGCGCCGCCCGGGCGGTTCAGCCGCTGGTGGAAGAGGGTCAGGGGGTCCTCGGTGTCGGTCGGGTCGAGGCATTCGGTCTGGCCGGGGAGTTCCTCGATCTCGGCGCCGAGCAGCAGGAGCAGGTCCTTGATCTCGGGTACGCGCATCCGGTTGGTGACGCTCTTGAACGGCAGCCCGTGCAGGCCGGCGATGAGGGCCAGGGCCTTGGCGGTGTTGCCGCTGGACAGCTCCACGATCGTCTCGCCGCGCTCCTTGGCTCCGGCGATGTCCTGCCGGGTCATGCTCCACGCGGCCCGGTCCTTCAGCGAACCGAAGGGGTTGAGCATCTCCAGCTTGGCGTAGAGGTCGATGTTGCGCAGGCCGTGGACGGCCGGGTCGATACGGACCAGCGGTGTGTCGCCGATGGCGTCGGTGATGGTGTCGTACCTCATCCCTGCGGACCCCCCGTGCGGTCGAGCGGCCAGTACTCCTCGTACGGCCAGTACTCCTCGTCCAGACACCACCGCCACTGACCGCTCCTGCGGTGGACGGCCACTTTCCGGGCGACGGGCTGCTGTTGGGCGTGGGTGGCGCCGAAGTCCATGCAGTAGCCGGCCGTGTTGACGAACGCGAGCAGATCGCCGGGGCGCGGGAGCCGGGGCAGGAAGACGGTGCGACGGGTGATCAGATCCGCCTCCAGACAGAGGTTTCCCATGAGGTGGACGGCGACCGCGCCTGCCGTCCCGTCGCCGGAGCCCGCCGTGGTCGCCCGGGTGTCGCCGGGCGCGGCCGAGGGTCCGGGCGCGGCCGGGTCGCGGGGCAGGACCAGGGGGTCCAGGAGCACTCCGTGGTCCTCCAGGCCGACGTCCCCCGCGTTCATCGCGAGGCGCACCAGGTACGGCCCCGTGTCCGTGGGCCGGACCTCCAGGACCCTGCCGAGGGTGAGGCCGCACTGGTCGACCAGGGCACGACCGGGCTCGACGTAGAGGTCGTACAGGCTCTCCAGCAGCAGGACGCCCAGGGGACGCCCGAGGCTCGGTGAGGGATGGGAGAGCAGCGCGTCGAGGTACGCGGCACCGGCGACGGGGCGATGCGCGGGGTACAGGCTCAGCGCGCCCCTCAGGGTGCCGTTCTCGGCCCGTAGGCCGTAGCCGTGGCCGCCCCATGTCAGGGGTGGGCGGCTGCCCATGACGGCGCCGGTGAGCTCGGTGGTGTAGCGCTCCCACTGGGCCGCGTGCGCCAGGTAGTCGATGCCGAAGCCGCCGCCGACGTCGATGGCTCGGGGCTGGAAACCACGGATCCGCAACTCCTCCATCGCCTGGAGACATCCGTCGAGCGCGGCCGCCTTCTCGTCGAGGCTGGTGGTGTCGAGGTGGTAGCCGACACCGATCGGCTCCAGGACCCGCCGGTGGCGTTCGAGGATGTCGAGCAGGCGCTGCAGGGATGTCACCGAGGTGCCGAAACGGCTTCGGCGCGAGAGCCGTCTGGTTCCGGCCCCCTCGAAGCCGGAGAGGCGTAACAGCACGCGCAGGGGCGGCAGTTGGTGGGTGTGGACGAGGTCGGCGGCATGCTGCAGTTCCTCGGGGCCGTCGACGTTGAGGACGGCCCCGGCGCGCGCGGTGAGCCAGAGGAAATCCGGGTCCTTGGGGCCCGTCGCCATGATCCTCTCTCCGGCGAACCCGGACCCGAGCGCGTGCTGGAGCTCACGGAGCGAGGCGGCGTCCAGACAGGCGTCCGTCGTGGTGAGCCGCCGGACGAGAGAGCTGGAGCGGTTGGCCTTGTGGGCGAAGAAGATCTGCCCGCTGAGCCGATGGCGGTCGAAGACCGAACGGAACTGCCGCAGATTGTCGGCGATCCGGTCCGGCAGGACGAGGTTGAGAGGTGAGCCGAGCGCGTCCACGAGGGTGTGGAGGAGCGGAGCCGACTCCAGGAGCTCCGCCGTGGGCGGTGCCAGCCGCGGCTCCAGGTACAACGGGTCGTCGCTCATACCAGCGGTTCCTCCCGCCGAGGAGTGCGTACCGGTGTCGGCAAACAGTCATAACGACCGTAACCAGCACCGGGCCCTCTCAATCCGGCGTGGCGGAAGGGGGGCCGTTTCCGACTGTTTCCGGATGCCGGACGGCTGGAAGGGGACGGTCTCGACGGGTCTCGACGAGTCGGGAGGGGCCGGGAGGGGTGGGTACGGGCGGGGACGGGCGGGTGTGCCTCAGAGGGCGAGGCTCATCAGGATCGCGTCCCGGTCGTCGCCCGGCGCGATCCGCAGGGCGCCGGGCCATCGGCCGACCTCCACCCAGCCGACCTTGCGGTAGAAGTCCTCCAGCCCGACGCCGCCTCGGGCGGAGAGCGACAGCCGCTCCAGTCCCATCTCGTCCCGCGCGATGTCACGGACGCGATGCATCAGCGCGACGCCGATGCCCCGGCCGCGATGGCGCGGACGGGTCTGGACGTGGTTGACCGTGCCGCAGTGCGCGCCCAGGGGATGCGGCTCGCGGCGCAGGATCAGCCAGCCCGCGAGCGTGCCGCCGACGGTGGCGACGAGCAGTCTGCCGCGCTCCGGATGCAGGTGGTGGACGAGCGCGTCGACCACGGGGGCGACGTCCCGTGCGCCGACCGGCAGCGGCGGGAACTCGGTGGCGAGCACCGCGCCGCCCGCGTTGGCCACTTCCCCCCAACAGTCGACGATCTCCTGTCTGAGGTCACCGGTGACCTCGCCGGGACGGGTCAACTGCACAAACTCCGGAACTCCGTGCACCGTCGGCGTCATGCCCCTCAGCCTTCCAGAGGTGCGGGCCACGAGGGCTCCGCGCGTGTCCGTATGCGCGTGGCGCGACGATCTCCGCGCCACCGGCCCGGGTGGGGCATCGCGTTCTCGGCTCTTTCGGGTGGATCGCCCTCGCCGGGTGGACCGCCCTCGCCGTGCGGGGTGCGGGACGCGGTCGGCGAGGGCGTGAACCGTGGTCGGGCCGGGAGGGTTTCAGGGGGTGTATGGGGTGGGGGGTGTGGGGGGGGGTGCTTCAGAGGGTCGTCGTGCCGGTCGGGGCCCCGGCGCCCACCAGGGAAGGGGGAGCCGAGGGCGCCTGGGTGAGTTCGGCGCGCCCGAACAACAGGGCGTAGCCGGGAGGAAGTTGGTCGAGGATGCGGTCGAGGAGGTCCTCGCCCGCGAGTTGCGCCACGATCCGCAGGACGGTCCCGGTGTCCCAGCGGGTGGTGGCGGCCGTGGCGCCGGTGCGGGACGCCAGGTCCTTGACGAAGCCCCAGCCGCTGACGGGTTCGTTGTCGGGGATCTCCGCCGTGAAGCAGAGAGCGGCCTCGTGGGGCAGCCTGGCCGCGAGTTCGACGCGCTCGTCACCGGTGAGCCGGCGACCGAAGGCGGCCAGCACGGCGCGTACGGCCTCCTCGGCCCGTGAGCGGGTGGGGTAGGCGCCTTCGTAGCGCACTCTTTCCAGCATCTGCTCGAACGTCATGCCCACGGTGTGCCGGCACGGCTCTTGCAGGGAGAACATCGTGAAGCGGTTGCCTTTCTCGTCCGAGGGGGGTCGCGAGCGAGGCGGCGGCCCGGGGGCCCGCGGGGTCACCCAGGCCGCCGACGGGACGGGCGGAGGACGGTCGCGGAGCCGTCCTCCGTCCCGGCGCGGCCGGCAGGGGGGTTCAGCCGCTGATCTCCCGGTGCGCGGTGCCGCCACCGATGGCGACCTTGCGGGGCTTGGCGCGCTCGGCGATCGGGATCCGCAGGGTCAGCACACCCGCGTCGTAGTCCGCCTTGATGTGCTCGGTGTCCAGGGTGTCGGCCAGCACGACCTGGCGGGAGAAGACACCCAGGGGCCGCTCGGAGAGCTCCATCTGCACGTCGTCCGCCTTGGCGACCGGGCGCCGCTCGGCCTTGACGGTCAGCATGTTCCGCTCGACGTCGACATCGATCGCGTCCGGGGACACACCGGGCAGGTCGAGGGCGATCACGTACTCCTCGCCCTCGCGGTAGGCGTCCATCGGCATCGCCGACGGACGCGACCAGGTGCCGGTCGTGTTCAGGAGCTGCTGGGTGAGGCGGTCGAGCTCACGGAACGGATCGGTGCGCATCAACATCGTCAAACACCTCCAGTGTTCGGGTCAGGCACGTTCCTGCCAATGCGTTTCACCTGCCTTCGTTGTAACATGTCATCCAAGTGATGACAAGTGGAAAGTCATCGAGATGATGACACTGAGTTGGAGGGCCCATGACCACCGCCCATCAGCCCGCCTCCGACCCCGGCGGTCTCACCCCTACGTCCTTCCTCGCGGCCGCCGCGGCGCTGGACACGATCCACGAGGCCCTGCACACCGCCCGGACCCCCCGGGACACGGAGCTTCCCGAGCCCGACGCGGCAACCAGCTCGCAGCAGGCGCTCGCCGCGCTCCTGATGCTCCGCGAAGCGCGTGATCAGCTCGCCGAGTGGGAAGCGGGGCTGATCGAAGCGGCCCGGGAGGCGGGCGCCAGC
The DNA window shown above is from Streptomyces akebiae and carries:
- a CDS encoding class I SAM-dependent methyltransferase; amino-acid sequence: MGLSTTTAARWVERWERQQQLYAVDREERFEVIADLVEHVTRDRAVPLVLDLGSGPGCLAARLAARLPTAEVIAVDADPLLLELGSAHYGPALRYVRTVIGEPGWLDALALERPVDAVVSTTALHYLGTETLRGVYRELAGLLRPGGILINGDHISPDSTKVSELAIDIGRRRSERTAVSLVEDWDSWWAGAAEDPELARLLSHRADTGRPRCEGNDLTLSGHVALLRDAGFEHVGPVWQVGPSHVLAALR
- a CDS encoding aminotransferase class V-fold PLP-dependent enzyme, which produces MTEMTDPASNPTDPASNPTDPPSNPTDPTAKPVDPAEELTELAAWQRPLRAQFPIIAAHPDLAYLDSAATSQKPRPVLDAVQTYLTTTNANAGRGSYPWANTTTALVENTRVRVKQFLGDPDPERSSVHFTSGTTAGLRMIALDWLPAFLADGDEIVVPHADHQANLSPWLEAAELLARQGVRVHVRQLPYQAGSGDYDPQALAALVGPRTRFVAATHVHHVYGVDMNVHRLRQVVGPEVPICLDAAQSVGHLPVSVAQLDVDFVVFSGHKTMALPGSGAVWARGRHGPVLRPGGWSGTPNTVGVAGLAAALDWLTAAGTDRIERWTVALTSLLTDGLARMDAYEVLGCRTSLRADTEVQRRRSLVTFRHREIGSQDLGFILFSRGFMVRSDGHCQAGRDAEDGSVRVSLHVHNTPEEIEELLTTLASLQ
- a CDS encoding pyridoxal-phosphate dependent enzyme, with protein sequence MRYDTITDAIGDTPLVRIDPAVHGLRNIDLYAKLEMLNPFGSLKDRAAWSMTRQDIAGAKERGETIVELSSGNTAKALALIAGLHGLPFKSVTNRMRVPEIKDLLLLLGAEIEELPGQTECLDPTDTEDPLTLFHQRLNRPGGAHLHTDQYFNALNTEAHATGTGPEIIADLDGRAPDWFIACVGTAGSSTGVARALRAHDPAVRVVGLVGRKADFIPGIRTADEVQEVGIFDPATYDTLESVSADEAIDGMLTLLRRCGLLAGPTGGAAYYGAVRHLAAVDAELTQRRTAVFIVCDRAESYLGYVRQRRPDLLGRPPARNGLTTLTESEIREAKVIDVEEAQKWIVEQRPLVIDLRGPFAYAALHIDGSVNIVDELFEELVRGGLPFSKRQPVLLACPVGEKSARYAALLTRMGHPDVRSLAGGVIAWRDAGAPLVRD
- a CDS encoding type III PLP-dependent enzyme domain-containing protein, with product MSDDPLYLEPRLAPPTAELLESAPLLHTLVDALGSPLNLVLPDRIADNLRQFRSVFDRHRLSGQIFFAHKANRSSSLVRRLTTTDACLDAASLRELQHALGSGFAGERIMATGPKDPDFLWLTARAGAVLNVDGPEELQHAADLVHTHQLPPLRVLLRLSGFEGAGTRRLSRRSRFGTSVTSLQRLLDILERHRRVLEPIGVGYHLDTTSLDEKAAALDGCLQAMEELRIRGFQPRAIDVGGGFGIDYLAHAAQWERYTTELTGAVMGSRPPLTWGGHGYGLRAENGTLRGALSLYPAHRPVAGAAYLDALLSHPSPSLGRPLGVLLLESLYDLYVEPGRALVDQCGLTLGRVLEVRPTDTGPYLVRLAMNAGDVGLEDHGVLLDPLVLPRDPAAPGPSAAPGDTRATTAGSGDGTAGAVAVHLMGNLCLEADLITRRTVFLPRLPRPGDLLAFVNTAGYCMDFGATHAQQQPVARKVAVHRRSGQWRWCLDEEYWPYEEYWPLDRTGGPQG
- a CDS encoding GNAT family N-acetyltransferase codes for the protein MTPTVHGVPEFVQLTRPGEVTGDLRQEIVDCWGEVANAGGAVLATEFPPLPVGARDVAPVVDALVHHLHPERGRLLVATVGGTLAGWLILRREPHPLGAHCGTVNHVQTRPRHRGRGIGVALMHRVRDIARDEMGLERLSLSARGGVGLEDFYRKVGWVEVGRWPGALRIAPGDDRDAILMSLAL
- a CDS encoding DUF2267 domain-containing protein, yielding MTFEQMLERVRYEGAYPTRSRAEEAVRAVLAAFGRRLTGDERVELAARLPHEAALCFTAEIPDNEPVSGWGFVKDLASRTGATAATTRWDTGTVLRIVAQLAGEDLLDRILDQLPPGYALLFGRAELTQAPSAPPSLVGAGAPTGTTTL
- a CDS encoding Hsp20/alpha crystallin family protein codes for the protein MLMRTDPFRELDRLTQQLLNTTGTWSRPSAMPMDAYREGEEYVIALDLPGVSPDAIDVDVERNMLTVKAERRPVAKADDVQMELSERPLGVFSRQVVLADTLDTEHIKADYDAGVLTLRIPIAERAKPRKVAIGGGTAHREISG